In Gammaproteobacteria bacterium, the following proteins share a genomic window:
- a CDS encoding ABC transporter permease — MYASRLRANYIGFQTIVIKEVVRVLRIWIQTLVPPAISMTLYFIIFGGLIGSRVGEMGGYSYMAYIAPGLIMMSVINNSYVNVVSSFFGSKFGHYIEELQVSPLPNYMIILGYMMGGVVRGILVAILITIIALFFTRLHLVHPLITVSVVILTAVLFSLGGLINAIYAKKFDDVTIIPTFILTPLTYLGGVFYSIHLLPVFWQNVSRLDPILYMVNAFRYGILGVSDIGIGTAYAIILLFILGLFCFSLWLLNKGVGLRS; from the coding sequence ATGTACGCATCCAGACTGCGCGCCAACTACATCGGCTTCCAGACCATCGTCATCAAAGAAGTGGTGCGCGTGCTGCGCATCTGGATCCAGACGCTGGTGCCGCCGGCCATCAGCATGACGCTGTATTTCATAATTTTCGGTGGCCTCATCGGCAGCCGCGTGGGCGAGATGGGCGGCTACAGCTACATGGCCTACATCGCCCCCGGTCTCATCATGATGTCGGTCATCAACAATTCCTACGTGAACGTGGTGTCGTCGTTCTTCGGCTCCAAGTTCGGTCACTACATCGAAGAACTGCAGGTCTCGCCGCTGCCGAATTACATGATCATCCTGGGTTACATGATGGGCGGCGTGGTACGCGGCATCCTCGTGGCCATTCTCATCACCATCATCGCGCTGTTCTTCACGCGCCTGCACCTCGTGCACCCGCTGATCACCGTGTCGGTCGTGATCCTCACCGCCGTGCTGTTTTCCCTCGGCGGGCTCATCAATGCGATCTACGCAAAAAAATTCGACGATGTGACCATCATCCCCACCTTCATCCTTACGCCGCTCACCTATCTGGGCGGGGTGTTCTACTCCATCCATTTGCTGCCGGTGTTCTGGCAGAACGTCTCCAGGCTCGATCCCATCCTCTACATGGTGAATGCTTTCCGTTACGGCATCCTGGGCGTCTCGGACATCGGCATCGGCACCGCCTACGCCATCATCCTGCTGTTCATCCTCGGCCTGTTCTGCTTCAGCCTGTGGCTGCTCAACAAAGGCGTGGGACTGCGCAGCTGA
- the otsB gene encoding trehalose-phosphatase: protein MPTFPQTLPDDPTHLALFLDVDGTLLPLAETPADVHPDANVGALLERLRGVLGGALALVSGRPLGEIDRLFAPQHFAAAGQHGAEWRDAAGTTGKYNAHLEELDDVRPQVLELAAGDARLLLEDKGLTLAVHFRRAPERARDLSAALAAALAVHPALTLQHGKCVLEVRPAGCGKDTAIRRMLDAPPFAGRLPLFAGDDATDEDGFRFINALGGCSIKVGAGASNACYRLADPHAMRAWLAALAHTPVSEAITE, encoded by the coding sequence TTGCCAACCTTTCCGCAAACCCTGCCCGACGATCCCACGCATCTGGCGCTGTTTCTCGATGTGGACGGCACCCTGCTGCCCCTGGCCGAAACACCTGCCGATGTGCACCCCGACGCAAATGTCGGTGCGTTGCTGGAGCGCCTGCGCGGAGTGCTTGGCGGAGCCCTGGCGCTCGTGAGTGGACGCCCGCTCGGTGAAATTGATCGCCTGTTTGCACCGCAGCACTTTGCCGCCGCCGGACAGCATGGTGCGGAATGGCGTGATGCCGCGGGTACTACCGGCAAATACAACGCGCATCTCGAGGAACTCGACGACGTGCGCCCGCAGGTGCTGGAGCTCGCCGCCGGCGACGCACGCCTGCTGCTTGAAGACAAGGGTCTGACGCTCGCCGTGCATTTCCGGCGCGCGCCCGAGCGTGCACGCGACCTTTCGGCAGCGCTGGCGGCGGCACTCGCGGTGCACCCAGCGCTTACGCTGCAACACGGCAAGTGCGTGCTCGAAGTACGTCCGGCCGGGTGCGGCAAAGACACCGCGATTCGCCGCATGCTGGACGCGCCGCCGTTTGCGGGACGCCTGCCGCTGTTCGCGGGCGATGACGCTACCGACGAGGATGGTTTCCGATTCATCAATGCACTGGGCGGCTGCAGCATCAAGGTGGGAGCCGGCGCGAGCAACGCGTGCTACCGGCTGGCCGACCCGCATGCAATGCGCGCCTGGCTGGCCGCGCTGGCGCACACCCCAGTGTCGGAGGCCATCACCGAATGA
- a CDS encoding glycoside hydrolase family 15 protein, with the protein MNSLELGLIGNCGFCALLDEHAEVVWCCLPRFDADPVFCSLLDPKDHPGRGRFAIELHAGLASSAQHYQRNTAILTTRLRDRNGAEIEITDFAPRFKQYSRIYRPTMLIRRLRPVSGRPSVTVRLRPLGDYGKQVPDTTAGSNHIRYLLPGQVIRLTTDASLSAISEETPFLLDREIVLLLGPDESLSENVAQFTRRCEQDTAAYWREWVRYLGLPFEWQEAVIRAAITLKLSEYEDTGAILAAVTSSIPEMTGAARNWDYRYCWLRDSYFAVNALNRLGATATMEQFIRYVENIATHSDHHRLQPLYSLSGAARLEERSLTSFNGFRGSVPVRVGNDAWKQHQHDVYGAVVLAAAQRFFDSRIEQAGDEVLFRRLETHGDIALRLYDQPDAGLWERREAQSVSTYSSVMCWAACDRLARIARRLALAERAHKWRADADRLHKVILTRAWNDKTRSFSSVLDGDALDASLLLLADLGLVPASDPRFVATVERIGRELRHDEYVFRYSHADDFGKPHNAFTLCSFWYCNALAALGRRDEARAIFEKMLGHRTRLGLLSEHIDPSNGELWGNFPQTYSMVGIIQSALRLSTSWEEAF; encoded by the coding sequence ATGAACAGTCTGGAACTAGGCCTCATCGGCAACTGCGGATTTTGCGCGCTGCTGGATGAGCACGCCGAGGTAGTGTGGTGCTGCCTGCCGCGCTTCGACGCCGATCCGGTGTTCTGTTCGCTGCTGGACCCGAAAGATCACCCGGGCCGCGGCCGGTTCGCCATCGAGCTGCATGCGGGTTTGGCGTCGTCGGCACAGCACTACCAACGCAACACCGCGATCCTTACGACGCGCCTGCGCGACCGCAACGGTGCCGAAATCGAGATCACGGACTTCGCGCCGCGATTCAAACAGTACAGCCGGATTTACCGGCCGACCATGCTGATACGCCGGCTGCGGCCCGTCAGCGGCCGGCCGAGCGTCACCGTCCGGCTTCGGCCGCTCGGAGACTATGGCAAACAAGTACCGGATACCACGGCCGGTAGCAATCACATTCGTTACCTCTTGCCGGGGCAGGTTATACGCCTGACGACGGATGCGTCGCTGAGTGCAATTTCCGAGGAAACGCCGTTCCTGCTGGACCGCGAAATCGTGCTGCTGCTCGGTCCGGACGAGAGCCTGAGCGAGAACGTCGCTCAATTCACGCGGCGTTGTGAGCAAGATACCGCCGCCTACTGGCGTGAATGGGTGCGCTACCTGGGGCTGCCCTTCGAATGGCAGGAAGCGGTGATCCGCGCCGCCATCACGCTCAAGCTGAGTGAATACGAAGATACCGGCGCGATCCTCGCGGCGGTCACGTCTTCCATTCCGGAGATGACCGGCGCCGCACGCAACTGGGACTATCGCTATTGCTGGTTGCGCGACAGCTACTTCGCGGTGAACGCGCTGAACCGCTTGGGCGCCACCGCCACCATGGAACAGTTCATCCGTTACGTCGAGAATATCGCTACGCACTCCGATCACCACCGCCTGCAGCCGCTGTACAGCCTGAGCGGTGCAGCCCGACTCGAGGAACGCAGCCTCACGTCCTTCAACGGTTTTCGCGGCAGCGTACCGGTGCGTGTCGGCAACGATGCCTGGAAGCAGCACCAGCACGACGTGTATGGCGCGGTGGTGCTGGCGGCGGCACAGCGATTTTTCGATTCGCGCATCGAACAGGCCGGCGACGAGGTGCTGTTCCGCCGGCTGGAAACCCACGGCGACATCGCCCTGCGCCTGTACGACCAACCGGATGCCGGCCTGTGGGAACGCCGCGAAGCACAAAGCGTGAGCACGTATTCAAGCGTGATGTGCTGGGCGGCCTGCGACCGGCTGGCGCGTATTGCCAGGCGCCTCGCGCTCGCCGAACGCGCGCATAAATGGCGCGCGGACGCCGACCGCTTGCACAAGGTGATCCTGACCCGCGCCTGGAATGACAAGACCCGGAGTTTTTCCTCGGTACTCGATGGCGATGCACTCGACGCCAGCCTCTTGCTGCTCGCCGATCTCGGGCTGGTGCCGGCGAGCGATCCACGATTTGTCGCCACAGTGGAACGCATCGGCCGCGAACTGCGCCACGACGAGTACGTGTTCCGCTATTCCCACGCCGATGATTTCGGCAAGCCCCACAACGCCTTCACGCTCTGCAGCTTCTGGTATTGCAATGCGCTCGCTGCGCTCGGCCGACGCGATGAAGCGCGCGCCATCTTCGAAAAGATGCTCGGGCACCGCACGCGCCTCGGACTCTTGTCCGAGCATATTGACCCGTCGAACGGCGAGCTCTGGGGCAATTTCCCGCAGACCTACAGCATGGTCGGCATCATCCAGTCAGCGCTGCGCCTGAGCACCTCTTGGGAGGAGGCGTTTTGA
- a CDS encoding trehalose-6-phosphate synthase: MSRLVVVSNRVALPGKHAGNQGGLATGLTAALRERGGLWFGWDGRLSEQPELVSVAARAGGIRYVTTALTRLEFDQYYAGFANRALWPLCHHRLNLLHYNRAQHRGYLEVNVRLARQLLPLLEPDDRVWIHDYHLMPLAAQLRAAGAQQLIGFFLHVPFPPPELLRALPGQTELLRDLLACDLIGFQTDADVGAFRRSLELFCPEVELGDTGACHAGHETRIGAFPIGIDVQQVARLAAAGRVSAHGRRLRESLSGRRLIIGVDRLDYSKGLPERFRAYGRLLKTAPELHRKVVLLQIAPLSRAEVPEYRQIRGDLNAIAGDIFGRFAQYDWLPLRYMTRGFARSTVLGFLSLAHVGLVTPLRDGMNLVAKEYVAAQPEEDPGVLVLSSLAGAARELPEALIVNPYDVEGMAEALRAALGMPLAERQARWRACMQALSNNTIHHWTDRFLQALESGTRG, from the coding sequence TTGAGCCGCCTGGTAGTGGTTTCCAACCGTGTCGCCCTACCCGGGAAGCATGCCGGCAACCAAGGCGGATTGGCCACCGGATTGACCGCGGCGTTGCGTGAGCGCGGCGGCCTGTGGTTTGGCTGGGATGGGCGGCTCAGCGAGCAGCCAGAACTCGTCAGTGTTGCCGCACGCGCCGGAGGAATCCGTTACGTAACCACGGCGTTGACGCGACTCGAATTTGACCAGTACTACGCCGGCTTCGCGAATCGCGCGCTCTGGCCGCTGTGCCATCACCGATTAAATCTGCTGCACTACAACCGCGCCCAGCATCGCGGTTACCTGGAAGTTAACGTGCGCTTAGCGCGGCAACTGCTGCCACTGCTGGAGCCGGACGACCGTGTTTGGATTCACGATTACCATCTGATGCCGCTGGCTGCGCAACTGCGCGCAGCCGGCGCACAACAGCTCATCGGCTTTTTCCTGCACGTGCCGTTTCCGCCGCCGGAGCTGTTGCGCGCGCTCCCGGGGCAAACCGAGTTGCTGCGTGACCTACTGGCTTGTGACTTGATCGGCTTCCAGACCGACGCCGACGTGGGCGCTTTCCGGCGCTCGCTGGAATTGTTCTGCCCGGAGGTCGAGCTTGGCGATACAGGTGCGTGCCACGCCGGCCATGAAACACGCATCGGTGCGTTCCCCATTGGTATTGATGTGCAGCAAGTCGCGCGCCTCGCCGCCGCCGGGCGCGTAAGTGCCCACGGTCGGCGTTTGCGGGAAAGCCTCTCGGGCCGGCGGCTCATCATCGGGGTGGACCGGCTGGACTACAGCAAAGGCCTGCCGGAGCGTTTTCGCGCCTACGGCCGGCTGCTGAAAACAGCACCCGAATTGCACCGCAAGGTCGTGCTGCTGCAAATCGCGCCGCTGTCGCGTGCCGAGGTTCCCGAGTATCGCCAGATCCGCGGCGATCTCAACGCCATTGCCGGTGACATCTTCGGACGCTTTGCCCAATACGACTGGTTACCGCTGCGCTACATGACGCGCGGTTTTGCGCGCAGCACAGTTTTGGGATTTTTGTCGCTCGCCCATGTCGGGCTGGTGACGCCGCTGCGCGATGGCATGAATCTGGTGGCCAAGGAATACGTCGCCGCCCAGCCGGAGGAGGATCCCGGCGTGCTGGTGCTTTCCTCGCTGGCCGGTGCCGCGCGCGAGCTGCCCGAGGCACTGATCGTGAATCCTTATGACGTCGAGGGCATGGCAGAGGCGCTGCGCGCCGCGCTTGGCATGCCGTTGGCGGAACGTCAAGCGCGCTGGCGTGCCTGCATGCAGGCCCTGAGCAACAACACCATTCATCATTGGACCGACCGTTTCCTGCAAGCCCTGGAGAGCGGGACACGGGGCTGA
- a CDS encoding mechanosensitive ion channel domain-containing protein: MSVFAFYPALPVLAAALGLLICYAGFGLLRRAATRFPNRTLPAALMRLREPALLAAPVIAAAVALPFAHLPALLGGLLHAAEILLIAAVAWACLRGFDIWREFLTRRYRLNVTDNLRARQVHTQALMLRRIFAGLIVVVALALILMTFPSVRALGATLFASAGVAGLVVGLAARPAITNLFAGLQVALTEPIRLDDVVIVQGEWGRIEEIRTTYVVVRIWDERRLIVPLSYFIEQPFQNWTRHSADLLGTVYVYVDYTLPVEPVRRELLRILEASKQWDRKAWGLQVTNATAQTMELRALMSAANSGDAWDLRCLVREQLITFLQARYPQSLPLSRVRLQDPPDRPVPAEPPNASVSSSPPL, encoded by the coding sequence ATGAGCGTATTCGCGTTTTATCCCGCTCTGCCGGTGCTGGCCGCGGCACTTGGATTGCTCATCTGCTATGCCGGGTTTGGCCTGCTGCGCCGGGCGGCTACGCGCTTTCCCAACCGCACGCTGCCCGCGGCCCTGATGCGCCTGCGAGAACCGGCGCTGCTCGCCGCTCCGGTCATCGCCGCGGCGGTGGCGCTGCCATTTGCGCACCTGCCGGCACTCTTGGGCGGCTTATTGCACGCCGCCGAGATTCTGTTGATCGCGGCAGTCGCCTGGGCCTGTCTACGCGGCTTCGACATCTGGCGCGAATTTCTGACCCGGCGCTACCGTCTCAATGTGACTGACAACCTGCGCGCACGCCAGGTTCACACCCAGGCGCTGATGCTGCGCCGCATCTTCGCCGGACTAATCGTGGTTGTGGCCCTGGCCTTGATCCTCATGACGTTTCCGTCGGTGCGCGCGCTCGGCGCCACCTTGTTCGCCTCGGCGGGTGTCGCAGGTCTGGTGGTAGGCCTCGCGGCGCGTCCGGCCATCACCAACCTGTTCGCCGGCTTGCAGGTTGCGCTCACCGAGCCCATCCGCCTGGACGATGTGGTGATCGTTCAGGGAGAGTGGGGCCGTATTGAAGAAATCCGTACCACTTATGTGGTGGTACGCATCTGGGATGAACGCCGGCTGATCGTGCCGCTCTCGTACTTCATCGAGCAACCGTTCCAGAACTGGACGCGGCATAGCGCGGATCTCCTGGGGACGGTGTATGTGTACGTGGATTACACCCTGCCGGTCGAGCCCGTGCGACGCGAGCTGCTGCGGATACTCGAAGCCAGCAAGCAGTGGGACCGCAAGGCATGGGGACTGCAGGTGACGAATGCCACGGCACAGACCATGGAACTGCGGGCGCTCATGAGTGCCGCGAATAGCGGCGATGCCTGGGATCTGCGCTGCCTGGTGCGCGAACAACTCATCACCTTTCTGCAAGCGCGCTATCCGCAGAGCCTGCCGTTGAGCCGGGTCCGTTTGCAGGATCCGCCCGACCGTCCGGTGCCCGCAGAGCCGCCTAATGCCAGCGTATCTTCGAGTCCGCCCCTTTAA